The genomic window GATCACGTGCGTGAACGCGGACGAAACGGCATCACCTGGCGCGCCGATCTTGGCCTGCGCGCTGGCGAACCGCTCGATTTGGACCGGGTCCTGGGCGAGCTCACCGCGGACGTGCAACTGCTGCAGGACTGGACCGTCTTCGACATCGCCCGCCGCACGATCAATCCGTCACCGGGGCCACCCGCGTCCGGGGATCTCGAGGCAAACCTGCGTGCCTTGCGCGCCCGCACCCACGGGATCGCGAACCTGCTTGGACTCGACGCCGAACTCGGCGAACAGCTTTGGGGCACTACCGCAGACTGGGCGCACGCCGGGGCGGCACTGGTGGACGGGCTGTCGGCCGAGGCGGTGATAAACCGCTGGACCATCGCCGCCTACACCGATACCCGCCGCTACGCACTGCAAGCAATCGCGCTCGGTACCGCCGGCATCGTGACCGATACCGCTGAGGCCCTGCCCTCGGCGCAGAATCTGGCTACCGCGATCAGCAGCGCACTGCCACCGGTGCAACCACAGTTTCGAGCGGCGACCGACGGGGCCGCGATCGATTCTGCCCTCACGGCCGCGGAACCGGTATCGACTGCCGGTGCTGGCGTCGAAACCCGCACGGGGCCACCACTATTCAGCCAAACCCCCGAGCCGGATTCCTGGAGCTTCGACGGCGGCCTCGACTGGGAGATCCCTGCCCCGCAGTTCTCCTCGGCGGCCGAATTGTTCGGACGATGACCGGGCCACCCCCCGCGCTTCGGGTGCGTGACCTACCCGCTGAACAAGCCGAAATCCTGGGCCGAATCCATGAATTAGCCAGCCAGGCGCGATATTTGGGCCGCATAGCACAGAAAGGCTACCTCGGTGCGGTGCAGGAGAACGACGAGTTCATGCGGCTGTGGGAGGTCGACCGCGACCGGAAACTGACCGAGGCCCGCGCCTACGGCAACGGTATACCGCCCAGCTGGGTCGAACACGCACGCCAGCTAGGCCACGCCGGTCAGGACTGGACCCCCGAACAGCGCCTACCCGCGGCCCGCACACCACCGCGACGCCGCACCGCCAGCCGGGTCGTCGACGACACCCGCCAAATGACCGAAATGGCGGCAGTCCACGCCGTGCGCGCACACCTGCTCGCCGCAACGACAGGCTCACCAGCTCCAGATCCCGCAGCGGCGCACCAGTTCGGCAGGAACCTCGAGGCGCTGTGGACGCGCGCGGCTCGCACCGCCGACGCGGTTGGCATACCGGGGCGCGACCGCGAGGAGATCTTCACGGTCAGCGACGAGGAATTTCGGGACCGCGTCAGCGACTTCCTGCGCTACAGCCCCGGTGACCTCGACATGGTGTGGCGGCGCCACGCCGCGGAGTCGATTGCCGCGAGCGTACGGCGCTCGCTGAAGAACCTGCGCCGCGCCAACCCCGGCAACGACATCACGACCCCCGATCCAGCTGCTCGGCAGCCGCCGGACCCGGCGTCGTTGATCGAACGAGCTCACCACGCCCTACACACCCTGCTGAGCGAGCAACCAGACACCGGAGCCGACATCGACGCCGCGATCATCGACGCGACCCTCGACGACACCGTGCACCCCGAACAGACCGTGGCTAGAGCCGAACCCGGCGAAGCGGCCGACACCGTGTTCGGTGACTGCGGACCTGACCCGTAGCCCGTCTCGTCCACCGTCGAGCCCCGCCGCTCGCGGCAACCCGAGACCGCGGTTCACCCGCCTCGGATTCATCACAACCAACGTGGTCCACCAGAAAGGAATCTCATCATGAAACGACGCCTACACGTCGTCGCCAGCCTGCCCGAGGCTTTGATGACAAGCCCGTGCGACGCGATGGAATGGATCATCGATCACAGTGGCGGGCAACCACTCACCGCACTGCCGTGCGATCTGGACCCCCACTGGATAATCAGGTACCTGCGTGATCTGAACACTCGTTCCGAAGTACTCGACTTCGACTGCAACACAAACGATTACGCCGACTACAACCACATGCCGTCGGGGCGAATCCGAACCGGCATGACCCTCGAACCAGATCATGTCGCTATGCGTCGCGTTGACAAGACCGCCCGCACCGTCGACGAATACACAAAACTCCGCGAAGAACGCCCCGAGCTGGGAAACATCAAATTTCGACTCAGTCAATCCAATTCACTCGACCGGAGTCTGTTCGCCCTCGCCGGCGCCGAACAAGCCGCCGCCACCACTGCGGCAACCGGCGCGCCTTCTCCGATCACTGGCTACCAGCAGCACGGGATGAACACGAACGCTCCGATTCTGCTCAGGCGACGAGCCGACCATGACCACACCTTTGCCCCGATCTGAGGCCATGACCGGTCCACGACACCGCCATGATCCCCGGCGCCCAAGCCCGCCTATCGCTCGCTCGCTGCGACCGCCGAGCATCCGCGCAACCGAGAACAGGAACCCCATGACCATCAGCCTCGATCGATTCACCCGACCGGCAACCGTTTACAGCCACCAATTCGGCGCGCACCGCGTCACCTATCTTCCCGACGGCGTCGCGCTGGTCGAACCCCGCGCCTGGCTACCGGCAGCGGATGAGGAGATGTGGCTCGACCACACACATCTGATCAACCCCGACGGATACCTCGTCGCCAGTGTCGGTGCCCTCATGATCGAAATCGATCACCACACCATGCTCATCGACACCGGCGTCGGGCCTCTTGCCCTGCCCACCCCATTCGGGCTCCTTCGTGGCGGGCAACTACTGGAAAGCCTTGCCGCAGTCGACAAATCGTCGGACGACATCGACCTGATCGCGCTGACGCACTTGCACTTGGACCATCTGGGTTGGCTATGGCAAAGCGCACCCGGGCAATCCGCGAGCCCCTTCGCACACGCAGAGGTACTCGTCGGTGCCGTCGAATGGTCTCACCCCGAACTCGCGAACACCGACGGTGTCGCCAACGAGATGCTCGATGTCTTCGCCTCCCAAGTCCACACCATCACCGACGGCCAAACAATCCTGCCCGGGGTCGAGGCCATCGCCACCCCCGGGCACACCCTCGGCCACATCGCCTACAGCATCGGCTCGGGCGGGCGTCGGCTCCTCGCCTTCGGTGACGCCATCGCCAGCCCCATCCAGATCAGCCATCCACATCTGACCTCAGCCTCCGACGACGATCCCGTTCGATCGGTCACCACCGCGCGCCATCTCATCAATGAACTCAGCCGCGACGACACCACCGGTTTCGGACTCCACTTCGCCGACGTCCAACTCGGCCACGTCACCCAGACGAGCCTGGGCCGCCGGTGGATCGCCGAGAATTCCAGGTGAATCACGATGAGAGGCACCACGCCAACCGCAGCACAAGGATTGGACCGAACAGCTTCCCACGCTCACGGCGACAGCACCCGGTTCCATTCCCGGTTCACCACCAAAGATCACCATCGCATCCGAACCGGAATCGGACTGCTCGTCGTCACCGCCACTCTGAGCATGGCCCCCGGCCTCGCACACGCAACTCCCGAGCCCGTCAAATGCACCGCCACAGCATTCGACATCCCCGGCGGACGCATGGGCGCGACGCTCTGCGCCCCAGGACCGGCGGCCGAGGCGGTCATGCTGCTGATACCCGGCGCCAGCATCAACCAAAACTATTGGGACTCAACCTATCAACCCGAAACGCACAACTTTCGGCGCGCGATGAACGTTGCGGGCTATGCCACCTTGACCGTGGACCGCCTCGGCACCGGCACCAGCAGCCGCCCGCCCGGCACCGCAGTCACCTCGATCGGGCAAGCCGCCGGAATCCACCAGATCGTCGGTGAACTACGCCGCGGACTGCCCGATGCCCAACCGTTTTCCAAGATCATCCTGGGAGGGGTGTCCCTCGGTGCAGGGATCGCGATCCTCGAAGCCACCACCTACCACGACGTCGACGCGGTGTTCCTCAGCGGCTACTCACACCACATCGACATCCTCGGAACACTCAGCGCAGCAATCACCTTCGTGCCCGCCGCCATCGACCCGCGATTCGCCGGCCGAGGCTACGACCTGGCTTACCTGACCACCGCACCCGGAACGCGCGCAGCCTCATTCCTGCCAGCTGACACCCCGCCGCAAACCCGGGAGATCGCCGAACAGTCCGCCGATGTATTCACCATCACCGAACTCCTCGACGGACTCCCGACCGTGGTTACGGCATTGACCAACCAAATCAATGTGCCGGTCCTGCTCACCAACGGCTCCGCCGACAAGCTCTGCGCACCACAAGTTTGCGCCAACACCGACGCCCTGCACGCCGCCGAGGCACCGTATTTCGCGCACGGCATCCTCACTGCCTTCGTGCTCCCCGACGCCGGACACGCCCTCAACCTCGCCTCCAACACCGGCGACCACCACGCCGCCGTGAGCAACTGGCTCACCACCGCCACTTCCTAGCGCGGCAGAACTCACGGCCCCTATAGCGACCGCTGACCCGGACCCGCGCACCCGAGCAGACGAATCCCAGCCTCGCAGTCACCGGGCGCTGCGACATCCAAGACAAGGAATCATCGCGATGCTTACTCAACGCAGCACCCGCCACCGCGAACCGGCGAACGGAATCCCGCACTTCAAAGTGGTCGTCATCGGCGCGGGATTCGGTGGCATCGGCATGGCCGTCGCGCTCAAACACGCTGGGACCGAGAACTTCACGATCCTCGACAGCGGAAACACTGTCGGCGGTGTCTGGCGCGACAACACCTATCCTGACTGCAACTGCGACGTACCGTCGCACCTCTACTCGTTCTCCTTCGCCCCCTACCGAGATCGCAGAACCCGGTACCCCGGCCAACCCGAGATCCTTGCCTACCTCCAAAACGTTGTCAGCGAGCACGGACTGGAACCGCACCTGCAGTTGAACACTGCCATCAGCGAAGCCACCTACCTCGACACCGAAGGCAGCTGGTGGCTGACAACGACCTGCGGGCACAATATCGTCGCCGAGGTCGTGGTCTTCGCTGTCGGTCAGCTGCACCGCCCCCACATCCCTGAGTTCCCCGGACAATCCGAATTCAGCGGACCCGCGTTCCACTCGGCGCGCTGGGACCACGACCAAGACCTGCACGGGCTCGACCTTGCGGTCATCGGCACCGGATCCAGCGCAGCCCAGTTGATACCTGCCCTGGCGGGTCTCGCCCGTACCGTGCGCGTATTTCAACGCACCCCCAACTGGGTGCTACCCAAGCCCGCCACACACTTCGGACCACTGGCGAGAATCGCGCTAGCAGTGCCGTTCGGCCACAAGCTCTACCGGCACGCGCTCGCCTATGGCGCGGACGCCGTGCTGGCACCGATAATGCGGCGCGGCTGGTCAGCCCGGCCTGCCGAATGGGCTGCCCGTCGCTACCTGCGCCGTGAGATCTCAGACCCCGTCTTGCGCGCGAAACTCACACCCGACTATCCCGTCGGCGGCAAACGAATCCTTGTCGACAGTGGCTACTACCAGGCACTCAACGAACCGAATGTCGAGCTGATCACCGACCCGATCACCAATATCACCACCACCGGCATTCAAACCGCCGACAACCGACACCACCACGCCGACGCCATCATCTACGCGACAGGCTTCCACGCGTCGGAGTTCTTAGTGCCGGTCACCGTGCGCGGCCGAGGCGGCAGGCTGCTACACGAGCAATGGTCTACGGGCGCACAGGCTTTCATGGGTCTCGCAGTACCCGGATATCCCAATGCCTTCCTGATTGCCGGCTCCAACTCGTTCAACCCCGCAGGCAGCAACCCGGAAATGAAGGAACGCCAGATCAACTACATCCTCAAATGCCTGCGATGGCGCGAGGAGACCGGAGCCGCCACAGTGGAAGTCAGCGCCGACGCGATGGGACACCATCAGGAGTGGATGCGCACGACTCTGGCCAAAACAGTGTGGCCATACTCGGTGTCGAGCTGGTACAAACATCCAAGCGGGCGCGTCACGAACCCATGGCCATCCTCTGCTCGAACTTTCAGGCGCATGCTGCGTCACCATCCCTCGCAGGTCTTCACCGCGATGACGGGACTGGGCACCGGCCGCACCTCTACGACACAACTTGCCTCGGGCAAAGGATTAGTCGGCGGTACCACCGTACGTTTCGAACAGACCGGGACTGTCCGACGTCGAAGAACTCGGTGACGATTTGTCCATGATGGTCGATGAGGGCCCTCGCTCGGCCGAGCTGCCAGTTGCGGGAGGCGTTGGGGTCCTGTTGATCTTCGGTCGATACCCGTCCTGCGAATGCGAATCGGATCATTGCTACGCCGCCTTCCGGTCCTCGGGGACGTGCCCGATACCAGCGTTCGGCCGGGCCCTGTCGGAGCGCGAGCAGTTCGCTGCGCGCTCAAATCTATGGTGTCGGGCAGAGATTCGAGATCGATGCGTTGAGCTTGATCGATCCTATTCGTTGTGCTGCGGTGCTCGCGGGCGTGACGGAGGATCAGCTGCATGAGTGCCTTGGCTGCCGGTGAGTCGAGCAGCGGCGGGCTGTCTGGGCAGACGACCGTGACGTCGTAGTTGTTCTGGTCGTAGCCGTCTGCAGGGTAGCGGCGTTCGCCGCCGGTCATGATGGCCCCAGATCAAGGGTGTGCAGCCGCTCGCGGCGACATGACGATTCGTGGCCGCGTAACTTGCCCCCAAGGTTAGGCAGCAGCGGGGGAGCGGACGACGAGTAGGAAATAGCAGGCACGGCAAGTCACTCTCTCACCGTCCTGCCTGATTCTCCTCCGCCTCCATGAAACCTGATCTTCGCCCTCGGCGCCACAGCGTCCGTGGCCTACCCTCGCGCGCAAGGCCGTTGAACATCGCAAGGCGGACCTACCTATGTCATCGGTACGCAGGGGAGCGTAGTCCGCGGGTTCGGCACTTCCTCGATTAGACCCCCGTTTGAACCGACCCAATAGCGCCGGGCAAGCGCTGGCTCGTCGTCTTAGACCACGCGACGGCGAGGAGAAGATGCCAAATGAGCACGCGGGCGACGCGGCTGGCGGCTGATGTTGAAGCGCAGCAACCGCATTCGCACATCAATCTTGTCGGGCCGGGGTGCGATGGGGACCTGTTTTGCGTCAGTTCGCGCAAACGTTCCGAACAGTGGCAGCTTTTGCCGGTGTTGAGCGTGCCGTTAAATAACGATACACTGAGCAAGTGGCTGAAGACGGCGAAACTTGCGGATATGACCTGTGGAAGGTGGCGGGCGAAGACGCTGTGATGACGACTCGAGGGGCGCTTGAATCACCCCTACAGGGCGGCCTCCGCTCCGGCGGGATTGTTCGTGGTGACACTGCGCAGGTTCGCAGCGATCTCGTGCGACAAGGTTTTTCGGTCGTCGCGGAGGAGGCACTCGGAATCACTGTAGAGATCCGCAATCGACTGGCCGAACGCTACTTCGGGTCCAACACACTAGAAGTCGAGTCATATCCTGACACTCTGCCGAGTGACCGAGCGCGAGCGCGAGATGTCCTACGCTATGAATGGCGGAAGCATGTACCAGTGCTGGAGGAGCACACCGACACCACGATCGTGGTGCCTGCAGGCGTTCCCGGGCGGCACCCACACCTCCAGCGAAGGACCTACCGGCGCGTCACGGTGTTAACGGATCCAGCCTTCAAGGCCCTCGTCGAGAGGATGCTTCAGCTGATACCGCCCCAATCCCGACAGGGCAGTGGGACGTTCGCAATCCACCTGTTGCGGACTTTTACCAATGTGGTGACCGGCGTTCACCAGGATGGTGAGCAGTACGTGTTCGTCTATGTGCTCGACAAGCATGCGCAGGGTGGCGAGACCATACTGTATTCCGGGGATGGCCCGCGAAATCGCGTGTTCGGCATCGAGCTGCGGCCCGGCCAGCTGCTGGCGTTCGACGATGTAAAATTCCTGCACGAAGCGACACCTCTGCGCCCACTGCCCGGCCAATTACGCGCACATCGAGATGCGTTGGTATGCACGGTGAACTTGCCGAAGATCGTGGGCCGGTGATGAACCGTCGGCACGCCACGGCCGCCGTCAGGTCACAAGAGAACCGTGGCGTGCTGGCGGTGTCGAACAGACGTCCATTTGTTTGGGATGAATGGGCTACGCAGGCAACGAATTTCGCAGTCACGCCGCAGTGGCTCGAAGCGATTGGTCCGGTGGTTCCCGGTATGCCGCACTGGCTCATTTACTCGGTAGAAGGCGTGCCCCGACTCGGATTGCACGTGCGCTTGCTGGACGCCCCTCCGGGCGAATCGCGATACGACATCGAAGCGGTATTGCGCGGTGACATCCCGACGCTCGAACCGCGGATGGTCACCGCACCGCCAGATCAACTGAGCGGAACCTGCTACCCCGCCGTACTGGCGATGCTGCCGGGATGGACATGTGGGGCTGTGGGGCCTGGTGCCGCCGAACCTGACACATTGGCGGCAGCGCTCGAAGCC from Nocardia iowensis includes these protein-coding regions:
- a CDS encoding flavin-containing monooxygenase produces the protein MLTQRSTRHREPANGIPHFKVVVIGAGFGGIGMAVALKHAGTENFTILDSGNTVGGVWRDNTYPDCNCDVPSHLYSFSFAPYRDRRTRYPGQPEILAYLQNVVSEHGLEPHLQLNTAISEATYLDTEGSWWLTTTCGHNIVAEVVVFAVGQLHRPHIPEFPGQSEFSGPAFHSARWDHDQDLHGLDLAVIGTGSSAAQLIPALAGLARTVRVFQRTPNWVLPKPATHFGPLARIALAVPFGHKLYRHALAYGADAVLAPIMRRGWSARPAEWAARRYLRREISDPVLRAKLTPDYPVGGKRILVDSGYYQALNEPNVELITDPITNITTTGIQTADNRHHHADAIIYATGFHASEFLVPVTVRGRGGRLLHEQWSTGAQAFMGLAVPGYPNAFLIAGSNSFNPAGSNPEMKERQINYILKCLRWREETGAATVEVSADAMGHHQEWMRTTLAKTVWPYSVSSWYKHPSGRVTNPWPSSARTFRRMLRHHPSQVFTAMTGLGTGRTSTTQLASGKGLVGGTTVRFEQTGTVRRRRTR
- a CDS encoding alpha/beta hydrolase; the encoded protein is MRGTTPTAAQGLDRTASHAHGDSTRFHSRFTTKDHHRIRTGIGLLVVTATLSMAPGLAHATPEPVKCTATAFDIPGGRMGATLCAPGPAAEAVMLLIPGASINQNYWDSTYQPETHNFRRAMNVAGYATLTVDRLGTGTSSRPPGTAVTSIGQAAGIHQIVGELRRGLPDAQPFSKIILGGVSLGAGIAILEATTYHDVDAVFLSGYSHHIDILGTLSAAITFVPAAIDPRFAGRGYDLAYLTTAPGTRAASFLPADTPPQTREIAEQSADVFTITELLDGLPTVVTALTNQINVPVLLTNGSADKLCAPQVCANTDALHAAEAPYFAHGILTAFVLPDAGHALNLASNTGDHHAAVSNWLTTATS
- a CDS encoding MBL fold metallo-hydrolase, translating into MTISLDRFTRPATVYSHQFGAHRVTYLPDGVALVEPRAWLPAADEEMWLDHTHLINPDGYLVASVGALMIEIDHHTMLIDTGVGPLALPTPFGLLRGGQLLESLAAVDKSSDDIDLIALTHLHLDHLGWLWQSAPGQSASPFAHAEVLVGAVEWSHPELANTDGVANEMLDVFASQVHTITDGQTILPGVEAIATPGHTLGHIAYSIGSGGRRLLAFGDAIASPIQISHPHLTSASDDDPVRSVTTARHLINELSRDDTTGFGLHFADVQLGHVTQTSLGRRWIAENSR
- a CDS encoding 2OG-Fe dioxygenase family protein, with the protein product MLEEHTDTTIVVPAGVPGRHPHLQRRTYRRVTVLTDPAFKALVERMLQLIPPQSRQGSGTFAIHLLRTFTNVVTGVHQDGEQYVFVYVLDKHAQGGETILYSGDGPRNRVFGIELRPGQLLAFDDVKFLHEATPLRPLPGQLRAHRDALVCTVNLPKIVGR